In Nocardioides sp. JQ2195, a genomic segment contains:
- a CDS encoding FmdB family zinc ribbon protein, with protein MPTYQYACTECEHAFEQVQKFSDDALTVCPNCHGRLRKVFNAVGVVFKGSGFYRTDSRSGSSSTITSSSSGGSESTSGSGSNGSPSKDGASKNSSTSSSSSSSSSSSTSGSSTSSASSAS; from the coding sequence GTGCCCACCTATCAGTACGCCTGCACCGAGTGCGAGCACGCCTTCGAGCAGGTCCAGAAGTTCAGCGACGACGCGCTCACCGTCTGCCCGAACTGCCACGGCCGGCTGCGCAAGGTGTTCAACGCCGTGGGTGTGGTGTTCAAGGGATCGGGCTTCTACCGCACCGACTCGCGCAGCGGCTCCTCCTCGACGATCACGTCCTCGAGCTCCGGCGGCAGCGAGTCGACCAGCGGCAGCGGCTCCAACGGCAGCCCCTCCAAGGACGGCGCGTCGAAGAACAGCTCCACGAGCAGCAGCTCCAGCAGCTCGAGCAGCAGCTCCACCTCCGGGTCGTCCACCTCCAGCGCGTCCTCCGCGTCGTGA
- a CDS encoding MogA/MoaB family molybdenum cofactor biosynthesis protein, whose translation MTTPPAAPLPAAVVVASNRAAAGVYDDTTGPLIVNALQAWGFAVSEPAVVPDGDPVGEAIAAAVDAGARVVITTGGTGLTPTDRTPEATRPLLDREVPGIAESIRAHGVAKGIPTAALSRGLAGVSGSCLVVNLPGSRGGVKDGIAVLEPLLRHAVEQVVGSDH comes from the coding sequence GTGACCACACCTCCGGCCGCGCCGCTGCCGGCCGCCGTCGTGGTGGCCTCCAACCGTGCCGCAGCCGGGGTCTACGACGACACGACGGGTCCACTGATCGTGAATGCCTTGCAGGCTTGGGGATTCGCGGTATCCGAGCCGGCCGTCGTGCCGGACGGTGATCCGGTCGGTGAGGCGATCGCCGCCGCCGTTGACGCCGGCGCCCGTGTGGTGATCACCACCGGGGGGACCGGGCTCACCCCGACGGACCGGACGCCCGAGGCCACGCGCCCGCTCCTGGACCGGGAGGTGCCCGGGATCGCCGAGTCGATCCGGGCCCACGGCGTCGCCAAGGGCATCCCCACCGCAGCCCTGTCCCGCGGGCTGGCGGGGGTGTCCGGGTCGTGTCTCGTGGTGAACCTGCCCGGCTCACGCGGTGGAGTGAAGGACGGGATCGCGGTGCTCGAGCCGTTGCTGCGCCACGCCGTCGAGCAGGTCGTCGGGAGCGACCACTGA
- a CDS encoding YibE/F family protein, which translates to MGHGHGRHAAPETRTMFRVALWIVGPLAVLTLAALVWLWPSDGVSPSDNEAQEHNARITEIRSEPCAEGVPDDVNGCGQATVEIDEGSEAGSSVDVVLPSGPGAPVVDEGDAVVVIASEGPDGQIYSIVDHQRGLQLWLLGGVFVLILLLFGRWRGLAALFGLTVTFSVLLFFVVPAVLEGESPLLVAIVASAAITLVVLYLTHGLTLATTVAVLGTLASLALTGVLAMASVALLNLGGVTDDISTAVVSTYEIDMRGLLIASIVIGSVGVLDDVTVTQSATVAELAHANPGYRFRHLYGAASRVGRSHIASVVNTIVLAYAGSSLPLLVLIVANNNSLSDVVTTQLITQELVRSVVATTGLIAAVPMTTALAAFVIRNARPERAERGD; encoded by the coding sequence ATGGGGCACGGTCACGGACGGCACGCCGCACCCGAGACCCGCACCATGTTCCGGGTCGCCCTGTGGATCGTCGGACCCCTCGCCGTGCTCACCCTCGCGGCCCTGGTCTGGCTCTGGCCGAGTGACGGAGTCTCGCCCTCCGACAACGAGGCCCAGGAGCACAACGCCCGCATCACGGAGATCCGGTCCGAACCGTGCGCCGAGGGGGTCCCCGACGACGTCAACGGCTGCGGGCAGGCCACCGTGGAGATCGACGAGGGGAGCGAGGCGGGGTCGTCCGTCGACGTGGTCCTGCCCAGTGGGCCGGGTGCGCCGGTGGTGGACGAGGGCGATGCGGTCGTCGTCATCGCCAGCGAGGGGCCTGACGGCCAGATCTACTCGATCGTGGACCACCAGCGCGGGCTGCAGCTCTGGCTGCTCGGCGGCGTCTTCGTGCTGATCCTGCTCCTGTTCGGCCGCTGGCGAGGGCTCGCTGCCCTCTTCGGCCTGACCGTGACCTTCAGCGTGCTGCTGTTCTTCGTCGTGCCGGCCGTGCTCGAGGGGGAGTCGCCGCTCCTGGTGGCCATCGTCGCCTCGGCCGCGATCACGCTGGTGGTGCTCTACCTGACCCATGGACTCACCTTGGCCACGACGGTCGCCGTGCTCGGAACCCTCGCCAGTCTCGCCCTGACCGGTGTCCTGGCCATGGCCTCGGTCGCCCTGCTGAACCTCGGCGGAGTCACCGACGACATCTCCACGGCGGTGGTGTCGACCTACGAGATCGACATGCGCGGACTGCTCATCGCGAGCATCGTGATCGGGTCGGTCGGTGTGCTCGACGACGTGACCGTCACCCAGTCGGCAACGGTCGCCGAGCTGGCCCATGCCAACCCCGGCTACCGGTTTCGGCACCTCTACGGCGCGGCCAGCCGGGTCGGCCGTTCCCACATCGCCTCCGTGGTCAACACGATCGTCCTGGCCTACGCCGGGTCGTCGCTGCCGCTGCTGGTGCTCATCGTCGCCAACAACAACTCCTTGAGCGACGTGGTGACCACGCAGCTGATCACGCAGGAGCTGGTGCGCAGCGTGGTGGCGACCACCGGCCTCATTGCCGCGGTACCCATGACGACTGCCCTGGCCGCCTTCGTGATCCGCAACGCCCGACCTGAGCGAGCTGAGCGGGGGGATTGA
- a CDS encoding 5-formyltetrahydrofolate cyclo-ligase codes for MPARKSAQKIAQKTALRDQLLTSRNQLSLAERSLAATRIAEHLLALPEVRRAASVAAYVSIGAEPGTGLLLDSLITAGKRVILPVLMPDNDLDWAAYDGSLASARRGMLEPTGPRLGVTAIATPEVVLVPGLAVGADGMRLGRGGGSYDRALGRVPVGTFTCVLLHDAELLDAVPSESHDRLVTAAVTPSGVRHFRSP; via the coding sequence ATGCCTGCCCGGAAGTCGGCCCAGAAGATCGCGCAGAAGACGGCGCTGCGCGACCAGCTGCTGACCTCACGCAACCAGCTGTCGTTGGCCGAGCGGTCCTTGGCGGCCACCCGGATCGCCGAGCACCTGCTGGCACTTCCGGAGGTACGCCGGGCAGCCAGCGTCGCGGCGTACGTCTCGATCGGCGCGGAGCCGGGCACCGGGTTGTTGCTCGACTCGTTGATCACCGCCGGCAAGCGGGTGATCCTCCCTGTGCTGATGCCCGACAACGACCTCGACTGGGCGGCGTACGACGGGTCGCTGGCCTCGGCGCGACGCGGCATGCTCGAGCCCACCGGGCCCCGTCTCGGCGTGACCGCGATCGCCACCCCCGAGGTGGTGCTGGTGCCCGGGCTGGCGGTCGGTGCGGACGGGATGCGGCTCGGCCGTGGAGGTGGGTCCTACGACCGGGCCCTGGGCCGGGTGCCGGTCGGCACCTTCACCTGCGTGCTCCTGCACGACGCCGAGCTGCTCGATGCCGTGCCTTCCGAGTCGCACGACCGGCTGGTGACCGCCGCGGTGACGCCGTCCGGCGTACGCCACTTCCGTTCGCCCTAG
- the glp gene encoding gephyrin-like molybdotransferase Glp — protein sequence MAELVPVADHVARILDTIEPLGVYGQSLLDAAGLPIAEDVVAPMPLPPFDNSAMDGYAVVFHDVADAAEDHHVHLPVVGEIGAGQAKLTAMSPGTAVKIMTGAPMPSGADAVVPYEWTDRGVAQVQIHQPPKLGQHIRRAGDDVEKGEVLVSEGTVLGPRQIGLLAAAGRAEVQARPRPRVVVMSTGSELRDPGQPLSRDSIFDANSFMLAAAVRAAGGIPFRVGSVPDDRAGFTEALHDQLVRADLVVTSGGVSEGDYDVVKEALRDTGTMWFGKVAMQPGKPQGFGVVGDDEVPIFTLPGNPVSAYVSFQVFVLPALRKLQGHRPHERPTRTARLTHGFTSPDGRAQFVRADYDSSVVTPVGGHGSHLIGDLASSNALIVVPEDVTSLKPGDSVQVLLLDEAY from the coding sequence ATGGCTGAGCTCGTCCCTGTCGCCGACCACGTCGCCCGCATCCTCGACACGATCGAGCCGTTGGGCGTCTACGGCCAGTCGTTGCTCGACGCCGCTGGCCTGCCGATCGCCGAGGACGTGGTGGCCCCGATGCCGCTGCCGCCCTTCGACAACTCCGCGATGGACGGTTATGCGGTTGTCTTCCACGACGTCGCCGACGCGGCCGAGGACCACCACGTCCACCTGCCGGTGGTCGGTGAGATCGGGGCCGGTCAGGCGAAGCTGACCGCGATGTCACCCGGCACCGCGGTGAAGATCATGACCGGTGCACCGATGCCCTCCGGCGCCGACGCGGTGGTGCCCTACGAGTGGACCGACCGAGGCGTCGCCCAGGTGCAGATCCACCAGCCCCCCAAGCTGGGACAGCACATCCGTCGCGCGGGCGACGACGTCGAGAAGGGCGAGGTGCTGGTCTCCGAGGGCACCGTGCTCGGCCCGCGCCAGATCGGCCTCCTGGCTGCCGCCGGGAGGGCGGAGGTGCAGGCCCGGCCGCGGCCGCGGGTGGTGGTGATGTCGACCGGCAGCGAGCTGCGCGACCCCGGGCAGCCCCTGTCGCGCGACTCGATCTTCGACGCGAACTCGTTCATGCTCGCTGCCGCCGTACGCGCCGCCGGCGGCATCCCGTTCCGGGTCGGGTCCGTGCCCGACGACCGGGCCGGCTTCACCGAGGCACTGCACGACCAGCTCGTGCGGGCGGACCTCGTGGTCACCAGTGGCGGGGTCAGCGAGGGCGACTACGACGTGGTCAAGGAGGCCCTGCGCGACACCGGCACGATGTGGTTCGGCAAGGTTGCGATGCAGCCCGGCAAGCCGCAGGGCTTCGGCGTCGTCGGTGACGACGAGGTGCCGATCTTCACGCTCCCGGGCAACCCGGTGTCGGCGTACGTCTCGTTCCAGGTGTTCGTGCTCCCCGCCCTGCGCAAGCTGCAGGGCCACCGTCCCCACGAGCGGCCGACACGAACGGCGCGGCTGACGCACGGCTTCACCTCGCCCGACGGGCGTGCGCAGTTCGTGCGCGCCGACTACGACTCCTCGGTGGTCACCCCGGTCGGTGGGCACGGCTCCCACCTGATCGGCGACCTGGCCAGCTCCAACGCCCTGATCGTGGTGCCGGAGGACGTCACCTCGCTCAAGCCGGGTGACTCGGTGCAGGTGCTCCTCCTCGACGAGGCCTACTGA
- a CDS encoding penicillin acylase family protein — MTLQERWLAFRAWPWGARWAVWACSFLVLVLLAGTITGVVLVRHSFPQMDGEIEVSGLDADVDVIRDDNGIPQIYADSTADLMQAQGFVHAQDRFYEMDIRRHITSGRLSELFGSTTLETDKTIRTMGWRRVAERELAMLTPETRSALESYADGVNAYLDGRSPSEISLEYTVLRAGGLDYHPEPWTPVDSLAWLKAMAWDLRGNMDDEIARVLLSVNHTPDQVDQLYPDYPFADHDPIVNQGALVDGRYEPDATRPGTRNPARPAYTADQVDALTAAKHTMDAIPALLGEGDGIGSNSWVVDGEHSATGFPLLANDPHLGTSLPGIWYQVGLHCRTVSDACPFETSGFSFAGVPGVVIGHNADIAWGFTNLGPDVTDLFLEKVAGDSWTYDGKRRPLQTRTETIEVRDADDFELTVRETDHGPLLSDVSKELSTVGANADAPDGPDRGNGYAVALKWTALEPSNTADAILELNRASNWDEFRSAAADFAVPAQNLVYADREGHIGYQAPGRIPIRKSGNDGSLPVEGWLPENDWSGKYIPFDALPKLFDPQEGFIVTANQAVVDDSYPLYLTDDWDHGYRSQRIRDLITAEGELSIDEMTDLQTDDRSALADVLVPHLLDIRLPDGYRNDGQEVLAEWDHRQGTGSAGAAYFNVVWKNLLELTFADEMRESIRPDGGSRWWTVVSDLVERPADPYWDDRSTDDVETRDDILRAALLAASDEIIRLMSRRPGEWEWGQLHRLELRNQTLGTSGIGLVEALFNRSHKIGGGSSLVNATSWNAAEGYEVTSAPSMRMVVSLADFDDSRWINLTGNSGHAFHANYTDQAELFVEGKTLPWAFTKDAVEAREEHRLTLTPGD; from the coding sequence GTGACCCTGCAGGAGCGCTGGCTGGCGTTTCGGGCCTGGCCGTGGGGCGCTCGCTGGGCGGTCTGGGCATGTTCCTTCCTCGTGCTGGTGCTGCTGGCGGGCACGATCACCGGTGTGGTGCTGGTGCGCCACTCGTTCCCCCAGATGGACGGCGAGATCGAGGTGTCCGGCCTCGACGCCGACGTCGACGTGATCCGCGACGACAACGGCATCCCGCAGATCTACGCCGACTCCACGGCCGACCTGATGCAGGCCCAGGGCTTCGTGCACGCGCAGGACCGTTTCTACGAGATGGACATCCGGCGTCACATCACCTCCGGTCGCCTGTCCGAGCTGTTCGGCAGCACCACCCTGGAGACCGACAAGACGATCCGCACGATGGGCTGGCGTCGCGTCGCGGAGCGCGAGCTGGCGATGCTCACGCCCGAGACCCGCTCCGCGCTCGAGTCGTACGCCGACGGCGTCAACGCCTACCTCGACGGCCGGTCACCGTCGGAGATCTCGCTCGAGTACACCGTGCTCCGCGCGGGTGGGCTCGACTACCACCCCGAGCCGTGGACCCCGGTCGACTCGCTGGCCTGGCTGAAGGCGATGGCGTGGGACCTGCGCGGCAACATGGACGACGAGATCGCCCGTGTGCTGCTCTCGGTCAACCACACCCCCGACCAGGTGGATCAGCTCTACCCCGACTATCCCTTCGCCGACCACGACCCGATCGTGAACCAGGGCGCGCTGGTCGACGGTCGCTACGAACCCGACGCCACGCGTCCCGGCACCCGCAACCCGGCGCGACCGGCGTACACCGCCGACCAGGTGGACGCGCTCACCGCGGCGAAGCACACCATGGACGCGATCCCCGCCCTGCTCGGCGAGGGGGACGGCATCGGCAGCAACAGCTGGGTCGTCGACGGCGAGCACTCCGCCACCGGGTTCCCGCTGCTGGCCAACGACCCGCACCTCGGCACCAGCCTGCCGGGCATCTGGTACCAGGTCGGCTTGCACTGCCGCACTGTCTCCGACGCCTGCCCGTTCGAGACCTCCGGCTTCAGCTTCGCCGGCGTCCCCGGAGTCGTGATCGGCCACAACGCCGACATCGCCTGGGGCTTCACCAACCTCGGCCCCGACGTCACCGACCTGTTCCTCGAGAAGGTCGCCGGCGACTCCTGGACGTACGACGGCAAGCGGCGTCCGCTGCAGACGCGGACCGAGACCATCGAGGTCCGCGACGCGGACGACTTCGAGCTGACCGTGAGGGAGACCGATCACGGCCCGCTGCTCTCCGACGTCTCGAAGGAGCTGAGCACGGTCGGCGCCAACGCAGACGCACCGGACGGACCCGATCGTGGCAACGGCTACGCGGTGGCGTTGAAGTGGACCGCGCTGGAGCCCTCGAACACCGCCGACGCGATCCTCGAGCTCAACCGGGCGTCGAACTGGGACGAGTTCCGCTCCGCCGCGGCGGACTTCGCGGTGCCGGCGCAGAACCTGGTGTATGCCGATCGGGAGGGCCACATCGGCTACCAGGCGCCCGGTCGCATCCCGATCCGCAAGTCCGGCAACGACGGCTCGCTCCCCGTGGAGGGATGGCTGCCGGAGAACGACTGGAGTGGGAAGTACATCCCCTTCGACGCGCTGCCGAAGCTGTTCGACCCGCAGGAGGGCTTCATCGTCACCGCCAACCAGGCGGTGGTTGACGACTCCTACCCGCTCTACCTCACCGACGACTGGGACCACGGCTACCGCTCCCAGCGGATCCGCGACCTGATCACTGCCGAAGGTGAGCTGTCGATCGACGAGATGACCGACCTGCAGACCGATGACCGGTCGGCGCTGGCCGACGTGCTCGTGCCGCACCTGCTCGACATCCGGTTGCCCGACGGCTATCGCAACGACGGCCAGGAGGTGCTGGCCGAATGGGACCACCGCCAGGGCACCGGCTCGGCCGGAGCCGCCTACTTCAACGTGGTCTGGAAGAACCTGCTCGAGCTGACCTTCGCCGACGAGATGCGTGAGTCGATCCGCCCCGACGGTGGCAGCCGCTGGTGGACCGTGGTGTCCGACCTCGTCGAGCGGCCGGCCGATCCCTACTGGGACGACCGGTCCACCGACGACGTCGAGACCCGCGACGACATCCTGCGGGCCGCCCTCCTCGCCGCCAGCGACGAGATCATCCGGCTCATGTCACGACGACCCGGCGAGTGGGAGTGGGGCCAGCTGCACCGGCTCGAGCTGCGCAACCAGACCTTGGGCACTTCCGGGATCGGCTTAGTGGAGGCGTTGTTCAACCGCAGTCACAAGATCGGTGGCGGCAGCTCGCTGGTCAACGCGACGTCGTGGAATGCGGCCGAGGGCTACGAGGTCACCTCGGCGCCCTCGATGCGGATGGTGGTCTCGCTGGCCGACTTCGACGACTCGCGCTGGATCAACCTGACCGGCAACTCCGGCCACGCCTTCCACGCCAACTACACCGACCAGGCAGAGCTGTTCGTCGAGGGGAAGACCTTGCCCTGGGCCTTCACGAAGGATGCCGTCGAGGCCCGTGAGGAGCACCGGCTCACGCTGACCCCGGGCGACTAG
- a CDS encoding SAF domain-containing protein, which translates to MAANTPTDLRRRLADVHHTMRRAVLGRRRLLCALCVVGAVFAGLRALAPAPPSTVPVTVAARDLPAGSTVAAGDVETVGFPEGTVPTDTSDAAYAVGRTTTGPLRRGEPITDARLVGASLLEGYPGLVAIPVRIPDDGAAALLRVGDRIDLLATDQRTGATERVGDDIPVIALPHRDVSGQQNALAGRLIVVGTTSELSEKVASASATRYLTATISR; encoded by the coding sequence ATGGCTGCGAACACTCCCACCGACCTGCGCCGACGCCTCGCCGACGTTCATCACACGATGCGGCGCGCCGTCCTCGGCAGACGCCGCCTGCTGTGTGCCCTGTGCGTGGTCGGAGCCGTGTTCGCCGGGTTGCGGGCCCTCGCCCCGGCGCCGCCGTCCACGGTGCCAGTCACCGTCGCCGCGCGCGACCTGCCCGCGGGCAGCACCGTCGCGGCCGGCGACGTGGAGACGGTCGGCTTCCCCGAGGGCACGGTCCCCACCGACACCAGCGACGCGGCGTACGCCGTCGGACGCACGACGACCGGGCCGCTGCGGCGCGGAGAGCCGATCACCGACGCGCGACTCGTCGGCGCGAGCCTGCTCGAGGGGTACCCGGGCCTGGTCGCGATCCCGGTGCGGATCCCCGACGACGGCGCTGCCGCACTGCTTCGGGTGGGCGACCGGATCGACCTGCTGGCCACCGATCAACGCACCGGCGCCACCGAGCGGGTGGGGGACGACATCCCTGTCATCGCCCTGCCGCACCGAGACGTCTCAGGGCAGCAGAATGCGCTCGCCGGGCGCCTGATCGTGGTCGGCACCACGTCCGAGCTGTCCGAAAAAGTAGCTTCTGCCTCGGCGACGCGTTATCTCACTGCCACGATTTCACGCTAG
- a CDS encoding MscL family protein — protein MDGFKNFLLRGNLVEIATGLIMALAFADVVSTFTNWLTALLPDSLDDVFSNELNSFGAFLNAVIAFIIMGAVVYFLVVVPYTKAKERFFPSEIAGPTELDLLAQIRDQLAARP, from the coding sequence GTGGATGGATTCAAGAACTTCCTGCTTCGCGGGAACCTGGTGGAGATCGCCACCGGTCTGATCATGGCGCTGGCGTTCGCCGACGTGGTGAGCACCTTCACCAACTGGCTGACCGCCCTGCTGCCCGACAGCCTCGACGACGTCTTCAGCAACGAGCTGAACTCGTTCGGCGCCTTCCTGAACGCCGTGATCGCCTTCATCATCATGGGTGCCGTCGTCTACTTCCTGGTCGTGGTGCCCTACACCAAGGCCAAGGAGCGGTTCTTCCCGAGCGAGATCGCCGGACCGACCGAGCTCGACCTGCTCGCGCAGATCCGCGACCAGCTCGCCGCACGTCCCTGA
- a CDS encoding GNAT family protein, which translates to MSHWPVTLQHGDVTLRPIEQGDARDWREARARNADWLRPWDATVPPGAKGRPATFRGMVKRLSRLARDDQAMPFVVEVEGRLVGQVTVSNIVRGSGQFASIGYWIDQRVAGRGVMPLAVAMTIDYCFFVAGLHRIEISIRPENTNSLRVVEKLEIHEVGYAPRFLHIDGEWRDHRQFAITAEECPGGLVKRLER; encoded by the coding sequence ATGAGCCACTGGCCGGTCACCCTGCAGCACGGTGACGTCACTCTTCGGCCGATCGAGCAGGGGGACGCGCGCGACTGGCGTGAGGCCCGCGCGCGCAACGCCGACTGGTTGAGGCCGTGGGACGCCACCGTCCCACCCGGCGCCAAAGGACGCCCCGCGACCTTCCGCGGCATGGTGAAGCGGTTGAGCAGGCTGGCCCGCGACGACCAGGCGATGCCGTTCGTGGTCGAGGTCGAGGGTCGTCTCGTCGGTCAGGTGACGGTGAGCAACATCGTCCGCGGGTCGGGGCAGTTCGCCTCGATCGGCTACTGGATCGACCAACGCGTGGCCGGTCGTGGAGTGATGCCGCTGGCGGTGGCGATGACCATCGACTACTGCTTCTTCGTGGCCGGTCTGCACCGCATCGAGATCTCCATCCGCCCGGAGAACACCAACTCCCTGCGGGTGGTGGAGAAGCTCGAGATCCACGAGGTCGGCTATGCGCCGAGATTCCTGCACATCGACGGTGAGTGGCGCGACCACCGACAGTTCGCGATCACGGCCGAGGAGTGTCCCGGTGGGCTCGTGAAGCGGCTGGAGCGCTGA
- the moaC gene encoding cyclic pyranopterin monophosphate synthase MoaC — protein sequence MGDRLTHVDETGAARMVDVSDKSVTARQATASGRVLVSPAVVALLRGEGVPKGDALGVARLAGIMGAKQTPSLIPLCHPLAISGVTVDLVVGDESVDISATVRTTDRTGVEMEALTAVSVAALTVIDMVKAVDKGAVITDVRIEAKSGGKSGEWTR from the coding sequence ATGGGTGACCGGCTCACCCACGTCGACGAGACCGGCGCAGCGCGCATGGTCGACGTCTCCGACAAGTCCGTCACCGCGCGCCAGGCGACCGCATCCGGGCGCGTGCTGGTCTCGCCTGCTGTCGTCGCGCTGCTGCGCGGCGAGGGCGTACCCAAGGGTGACGCCCTCGGTGTGGCCAGGCTGGCCGGCATCATGGGGGCCAAGCAGACGCCGTCGCTGATCCCGCTGTGCCACCCGTTGGCGATCTCGGGCGTCACCGTCGACCTGGTCGTCGGCGACGAGTCGGTCGACATCTCCGCGACCGTGCGCACCACCGACCGCACCGGCGTCGAGATGGAGGCGCTCACCGCAGTCTCGGTCGCCGCCCTCACGGTGATCGACATGGTCAAGGCCGTCGACAAGGGCGCCGTGATCACCGACGTACGCATCGAGGCGAAGTCCGGCGGCAAGTCGGGGGAGTGGACCCGGTGA
- a CDS encoding UTP--glucose-1-phosphate uridylyltransferase, whose amino-acid sequence MGSSALNRALNKMAEAEIEPGAREVFAHYFRLLEAGETGMIPEETIEPLDMEALADVDVDDAAAKRALATTAVIKLNGGLGTSMGMDRAKSLLCVRRGLSFLDIIARQILSLRAAYDAPLPLIFMNSFRTTEDTMAALARYEDLPVKGVPLEFLQNKEPKLLVKDLSPVSWPKDPSLEWCPPGHGDIYTALVGSGLLDQLLEAGYERVFVSNSDNLGATPDPKVAGWFAESGAPFAIEAVRRTAADRKGGHFARRTSDGRIILRETAQTLDRDKADLADLERHRFTSTNNLWFDLAAMKQALVQRQGVLGLPLIRNVKNVDPGDPSSPEVIQIETAMGAAIEVFEGARTIEVGRERFVPVKTTDDLLVLRSDVYDLGSDFVLEQTGERIPLITLDRDVYRLVGEFDKRFPQGAPSLRGAESLTVEGDWTFEPNVTVTGAVSLDRQPGAQRVATGTVLDG is encoded by the coding sequence ATGGGCAGTTCAGCACTGAACCGTGCACTCAACAAGATGGCCGAAGCCGAGATCGAGCCGGGAGCTCGTGAGGTCTTCGCGCACTACTTCCGACTCCTGGAGGCCGGCGAGACCGGGATGATCCCGGAGGAGACGATCGAGCCGCTCGACATGGAGGCCCTGGCCGATGTCGACGTCGACGACGCCGCCGCCAAGCGGGCGCTGGCCACGACGGCGGTGATCAAGCTCAACGGTGGCCTCGGCACCTCGATGGGGATGGACCGCGCCAAGTCGCTGCTGTGCGTGCGACGCGGACTCTCGTTCCTCGACATCATCGCCCGCCAGATCCTCTCCCTGCGGGCCGCCTACGACGCCCCACTGCCGCTGATCTTCATGAACAGCTTCCGCACCACCGAGGACACCATGGCGGCGCTGGCCCGCTACGAGGACCTGCCGGTCAAGGGCGTGCCGCTGGAGTTCCTGCAGAACAAGGAGCCCAAGCTCCTGGTCAAGGACCTCTCCCCGGTGAGCTGGCCGAAGGACCCCTCGCTGGAGTGGTGCCCGCCCGGCCACGGCGACATCTACACCGCCCTGGTCGGCAGCGGCCTGCTCGACCAGCTGCTCGAGGCTGGCTACGAGCGGGTCTTCGTGTCCAACTCCGACAACCTCGGCGCGACCCCGGACCCCAAGGTGGCCGGCTGGTTCGCCGAGTCGGGTGCCCCGTTCGCGATCGAGGCGGTGCGGCGCACCGCGGCCGACCGCAAGGGCGGTCACTTCGCCCGGCGCACGAGCGACGGCCGGATCATCCTGCGCGAGACCGCGCAGACGCTCGACCGGGACAAGGCGGACCTGGCGGACCTCGAGCGACACCGCTTCACCTCCACCAACAACCTCTGGTTCGACCTGGCCGCGATGAAGCAGGCGCTGGTGCAGCGCCAGGGCGTGCTGGGACTTCCGTTGATCCGCAACGTGAAGAACGTCGATCCCGGTGACCCGTCGTCGCCCGAGGTGATCCAGATCGAGACCGCCATGGGTGCGGCGATCGAGGTCTTCGAGGGTGCCCGCACGATCGAGGTGGGTCGCGAACGCTTCGTGCCGGTGAAGACCACCGACGACCTGTTGGTGCTGCGCTCCGACGTCTATGACCTCGGTTCCGACTTCGTGCTGGAGCAGACCGGCGAGCGGATCCCGTTGATCACCCTCGACCGGGACGTCTATCGCCTGGTCGGGGAGTTCGACAAGCGATTCCCGCAGGGGGCGCCGTCGCTGCGTGGTGCCGAGTCACTGACGGTCGAGGGCGACTGGACCTTCGAGCCGAACGTGACGGTGACCGGCGCGGTGTCGCTCGATCGACAGCCCGGCGCCCAGCGCGTGGCCACGGGGACGGTGCTCGATGGCTGA